Proteins encoded within one genomic window of Acidovorax sp. 107:
- a CDS encoding adenosine deaminase, with product MFKIPPISAERLPGLLRAMPKAELHIHIEGSLEPELIFALAQRNGLTLPYATVDALRSAYAFTNLQSFLDIYYAGASVLLHEQDFYDMARAYLGRAARDNVLHAELFFDPQTHTARGVPMETVINGLHRACQDARAELGISATLILCFLRHLSEESAFETLEQAMPLLDKIVGVGLDSSELGHPPEKFARVFARCRELGLHLVAHAGEEGPPAYIWSALDVLKVERIDHGVQAVHDAALMQRLAQDRIALTVCPLSNQKLCVFPNLADHNLGKLLDAGLAATVNSDDPAYFGGYINENFTQVFAATGLTAKHAYQLAFNSFEASFAGNADKRVWEHKLKETFERCVEHDY from the coding sequence ATGTTCAAGATCCCCCCCATTTCCGCAGAGCGCCTTCCCGGTCTGCTGCGCGCCATGCCCAAGGCCGAGTTGCATATTCACATCGAGGGTTCGCTGGAACCCGAGCTGATCTTTGCGCTCGCGCAGCGCAACGGGTTGACGCTGCCCTACGCCACCGTGGACGCCTTGCGCAGCGCCTATGCGTTCACCAACTTGCAGAGTTTTCTGGACATCTACTACGCGGGCGCCAGCGTGTTGCTGCATGAGCAGGACTTTTATGACATGGCGCGCGCCTACCTGGGCCGCGCGGCGCGCGACAACGTGCTGCACGCCGAACTCTTCTTCGACCCGCAAACCCATACCGCACGCGGCGTGCCCATGGAGACCGTCATCAACGGCCTGCACCGTGCCTGCCAGGATGCGCGCGCCGAGCTGGGCATCAGCGCCACGCTGATTTTGTGTTTCCTGCGCCACCTGAGCGAAGAGTCGGCGTTTGAAACGCTGGAGCAGGCCATGCCGCTCCTCGACAAGATCGTGGGTGTGGGGCTGGACTCCAGCGAACTGGGTCACCCCCCCGAAAAGTTTGCCCGAGTATTTGCCCGCTGCCGCGAACTGGGCCTGCACTTGGTCGCCCATGCGGGGGAGGAGGGACCCCCCGCCTACATCTGGAGCGCGCTCGATGTGCTCAAGGTCGAGCGCATTGACCACGGCGTGCAGGCCGTGCACGACGCGGCACTGATGCAGCGCCTGGCGCAAGACCGCATAGCGCTCACGGTGTGCCCGCTGTCCAACCAGAAGCTGTGTGTGTTCCCCAATCTGGCAGACCACAACCTCGGCAAGCTGCTCGATGCCGGGCTGGCCGCCACGGTCAATTCAGACGACCCGGCCTACTTTGGTGGCTACATCAACGAGAACTTCACCCAGGTGTTTGCGGCCACGGGCCTCACGGCCAAGCATGCCTATCAGTTGGCGTTCAACAGTTTCGAAGCCAGCTTTGCGGGCAATGCCGACAAGCGGGTGTGGGAGCACAAGCTCAAGGAAACGTTTGAGCGGTGCGTGGAGCACGATTACTGA
- a CDS encoding methyl-accepting chemotaxis protein, producing MFLSQISIGKRLTLVLGLILALFFASSVVAVVKLSQLGREIDAMVNDNIKTERAGSDWLRHTTSGVQRAAAIAKSSDASLIPYFAPATAASIRDTNELQKFIESKMDTPEKKQLFAKVGDLRKDYLAAREEVSKFKQAGDAENANKVFSERFEPTSRSYLAGVQQMVDGQRAELDAAGKRSEELRAQTTLLLQICTGVSLLLGALLAWLLTTSITRPLRQAEAIAETIANMDLTGAPQASYANDETGHLLRALDAMRSALHRSLQQVRGVVDSISTASTQIAIGNQDLSARTEQTASSLQETASSMEELTSTVRQSADSAVQANQLAVSAAQVAQRGGDVVAQVVTTMDEINTSSKKIADIIGTIDGIAFQTNILALNAAVEAARAGEQGRGFAVVASEVRSLAQRSAQAAKEIKTLIGVSVEKVESGAALVQNAGTTMGEIVSSVRRVTDIIGEISAAASEQSQGIGQVNVAVTQLDQMTQQNAALVEESTAAAESLKDQASRLAEVVGAFRLGAGQQALRLN from the coding sequence ATGTTTCTCAGTCAAATCTCCATTGGCAAGCGCCTGACCTTGGTGCTCGGTCTGATCCTGGCATTGTTTTTTGCCAGCAGCGTGGTGGCCGTGGTCAAGCTCAGCCAGCTGGGCCGGGAGATCGATGCCATGGTCAACGACAACATCAAGACGGAGCGCGCTGGTTCGGACTGGCTGCGCCACACCACGTCCGGCGTGCAGCGCGCGGCGGCCATCGCCAAGAGCAGTGATGCCAGCCTGATTCCCTACTTTGCGCCTGCCACGGCGGCGTCGATCCGCGACACCAACGAGCTGCAGAAATTCATCGAGTCCAAAATGGACACGCCGGAAAAGAAGCAGCTCTTTGCCAAGGTGGGTGACCTGCGCAAGGACTACCTGGCGGCCCGCGAGGAAGTGAGCAAGTTCAAGCAGGCGGGCGATGCCGAGAATGCCAACAAGGTCTTCTCCGAGCGGTTCGAACCCACCTCCCGCAGCTACCTGGCGGGCGTGCAACAGATGGTGGACGGCCAGCGCGCCGAGCTGGATGCGGCCGGCAAGCGCAGCGAAGAGCTGCGCGCGCAGACCACGCTGCTGCTGCAGATCTGCACTGGCGTGTCGCTGCTGCTGGGTGCGTTGCTGGCCTGGCTGCTGACCACCAGCATCACGCGCCCCCTGCGCCAGGCTGAGGCCATTGCCGAGACCATCGCCAACATGGACCTGACGGGCGCCCCCCAAGCGAGCTATGCCAACGACGAAACCGGCCACCTGCTGCGCGCCCTGGATGCCATGCGCAGTGCGCTGCACCGTTCGCTGCAGCAAGTGCGTGGCGTGGTGGACAGTATCTCCACGGCCAGCACCCAGATTGCGATTGGCAACCAGGACCTGAGCGCACGCACCGAGCAGACGGCCAGCAGCCTGCAGGAGACCGCCAGCTCCATGGAAGAGCTGACCAGCACCGTGCGCCAGAGCGCGGATTCGGCCGTGCAGGCCAACCAGCTGGCCGTGTCGGCGGCGCAGGTGGCCCAGCGCGGGGGCGATGTGGTGGCCCAGGTGGTGACCACCATGGACGAGATCAACACCAGCAGCAAGAAGATCGCCGACATCATCGGCACCATCGACGGCATTGCCTTCCAGACCAACATCCTGGCGCTGAACGCGGCCGTGGAAGCCGCCCGTGCGGGCGAGCAGGGCCGGGGCTTTGCCGTGGTGGCCAGCGAAGTGCGCTCGCTGGCCCAGCGCTCGGCCCAGGCGGCCAAAGAAATCAAGACGCTGATCGGCGTGTCCGTGGAAAAGGTCGAGTCGGGTGCTGCGCTGGTGCAGAACGCCGGCACCACCATGGGCGAGATCGTGAGCTCGGTGCGCCGCGTGACCGACATCATTGGCGAGATCAGCGCAGCCGCCTCGGAGCAGAGCCAGGGCATTGGCCAGGTGAATGTGGCGGTGACCCAGCTGGACCAGATGACCCAACAAAACGCAGCCCTAGTGGAAGAGTCCACCGCCGCCGCTGAAAGCCTCAAAGACCAGGCGTCGCGCCTGGCTGAAGTCGTGGGGGCCTTCCGCCTGGGGGCGGGCCAGCAGGCGCTGCGGTTGAACTGA
- a CDS encoding BMP family ABC transporter substrate-binding protein — protein MYKNLAATLVAACFFSPVFSQTAPAKGGTAEPVKAGFVYVSPITEAGWTRQHDEGRKAVEAALGNQVKTTFVENVAEGADAERVIRDLAATGHQIIFTPSFGYMEPTLKVAQDYPQVKFESITGYKTTPNVAAANARYYEGRYLAGIAAGRMSKTGVAGFVAGFPIPEVLQGINAFTLGMRSVNPKASVKVVWLNVWFDPPKERDAAMALFNQDVDVIAFHTGSTAVMAAAQERGKMAVAYHSDMRKTGPDAQIVAVTHQWGTYYTERVRAVQNGTWKSANLWGGVREGMIRVGDFGPRVPAAVQQEVLNAQKAVGAGKLQPFRAGKVPVRDNEGQERIAAGQALPDAQILQMNWLVEGVVGKLSR, from the coding sequence ATGTACAAAAACCTCGCAGCCACGCTCGTGGCCGCCTGTTTTTTCTCCCCCGTCTTTTCCCAGACTGCTCCTGCCAAGGGCGGTACAGCCGAGCCCGTCAAGGCCGGTTTTGTCTATGTCTCGCCCATCACCGAGGCAGGCTGGACGCGCCAGCACGATGAGGGTCGCAAGGCCGTCGAGGCCGCGCTGGGCAACCAGGTGAAGACCACCTTTGTCGAGAACGTGGCCGAAGGGGCCGACGCCGAGCGGGTGATCCGCGACCTGGCAGCTACCGGCCACCAGATCATCTTCACCCCCAGCTTTGGCTACATGGAGCCCACGCTCAAGGTGGCGCAGGACTACCCGCAGGTGAAGTTCGAGTCCATCACCGGCTACAAGACCACGCCTAACGTGGCGGCTGCCAATGCGCGCTATTACGAGGGGCGCTACCTCGCGGGCATCGCCGCGGGCCGCATGAGCAAGACCGGCGTGGCAGGGTTTGTGGCCGGGTTTCCCATTCCGGAAGTGCTGCAGGGCATCAACGCCTTCACGCTGGGCATGCGCTCGGTGAACCCCAAGGCCTCCGTGAAGGTGGTGTGGCTCAATGTGTGGTTTGACCCACCCAAGGAGCGGGATGCGGCCATGGCGCTGTTCAACCAGGACGTGGACGTGATCGCGTTCCATACGGGCTCCACCGCCGTGATGGCGGCGGCGCAAGAGCGCGGCAAGATGGCCGTCGCCTACCACTCCGACATGCGCAAGACCGGGCCTGACGCCCAGATCGTGGCTGTGACGCACCAGTGGGGCACGTACTACACGGAGCGCGTGCGGGCCGTGCAAAACGGCACCTGGAAAAGCGCCAACCTGTGGGGCGGCGTGCGCGAGGGCATGATCCGTGTGGGCGACTTTGGCCCCCGGGTGCCGGCTGCCGTGCAGCAGGAGGTGCTGAATGCCCAAAAGGCCGTGGGTGCGGGCAAGCTCCAGCCCTTCCGTGCGGGCAAGGTGCCGGTGCGCGACAACGAGGGGCAGGAGCGCATTGCTGCGGGCCAAGCACTGCCGGATGCCCAGATCCTGCAGATGAACTGGCTGGTGGAAGGCGTGGTGGGCAAGCTGTCCCGCTGA